One window of the Chryseobacterium camelliae genome contains the following:
- a CDS encoding HAD family hydrolase: MPLKAVLFDMDGVIVDTEPLHRKAYFKTFDDLGIQVPEGMYTTFTGYSTKKVCETLIEKFSLSQTYEEIAGIKRAYFKDFFYNDEDFDLIPGVKNLIEHYYENGITLILASSATMTTINMVFEKFGLEKYFSGKISGADLKESKPHPEVFLLAAELAGEPTGNCMVIEDSTNGIMASHRAGIFCAAYRSPHSKNQDYTLADTVVSDYPELELDKISQYF, encoded by the coding sequence ATGCCTTTAAAAGCTGTGCTATTCGATATGGATGGCGTTATTGTAGACACGGAACCGCTGCACAGAAAAGCGTATTTTAAAACCTTTGATGACCTTGGGATACAGGTTCCGGAAGGAATGTATACTACCTTTACGGGATATTCCACCAAAAAGGTTTGCGAAACCCTGATTGAAAAGTTCAGTCTTTCCCAAACCTACGAAGAGATTGCAGGGATCAAAAGAGCCTATTTCAAAGATTTCTTTTACAACGATGAAGATTTTGATCTTATCCCGGGTGTAAAAAACCTTATTGAACATTATTACGAAAACGGCATTACCCTCATCCTGGCGTCTTCCGCTACCATGACCACCATCAATATGGTATTTGAAAAGTTCGGGCTTGAAAAATATTTCAGCGGCAAAATCAGCGGGGCTGATCTTAAAGAATCAAAGCCACACCCTGAAGTATTCCTTCTGGCAGCAGAACTGGCCGGTGAACCTACGGGCAACTGTATGGTTATTGAAGATTCCACCAACGGGATCATGGCTTCCCACCGGGCAGGCATTTTCTGTGCTGCGTACCGAAGCCCGCATTCCAAAAACCAGGACTATACCCTTGCAGATACAGTCGTCTCAGATTATCCTGAACTTGAGCTGGATAAGATCTCACAATATTTTTAA
- a CDS encoding arginine decarboxylase: MKIKYSELIDQTLYFPTEEFNVSENNLLFHDIPLMDVVEKFGTPLKISYLPRISQNIQKAKSWFRGAFEKTGYKKNYTYCYCTKSSHFNFVLEEALRNDISIETSAAYDMDIVKSLYEKGKVDKNIEVICNGFKTDDYLAKISEMINSGFENITPILDNYRELDKLTESIDTTFDIGIRIASEEEPKFEFYTSRLGIGYKDIIPYYSQKIAEHPNARLKMLHFFINTGIKDTAYYWNELYKCLRVYARLKKIAPEVDSLNIGGGFPIKTSLNFDYDYQYMVEEIVSQIKKFCEEEGVEEPNIYTEFGSFTVGESGANLYKIISQKRQNDREKWNMIDSSFMTTLPDTWAISRHFIMLPLNRWEDTYERVFLGGLTCDSDDYYNSEQHTNAIYLPVFSDTKPLYIGFFHTGAYQETIGGYGGVHHCLMPQPRHVLIQKDENGEFQYEVFREKQEPEDILKLLGYKE; this comes from the coding sequence ATGAAGATAAAATATTCGGAACTCATTGATCAGACGCTCTATTTTCCTACCGAGGAATTTAATGTTTCTGAGAATAATCTGTTGTTCCATGACATCCCCCTAATGGATGTTGTTGAAAAATTCGGCACTCCGCTGAAGATCAGTTACCTGCCGAGGATTTCGCAGAATATTCAGAAGGCGAAAAGCTGGTTCAGGGGAGCTTTTGAAAAAACCGGATATAAGAAGAACTATACCTATTGCTACTGCACAAAATCCAGCCATTTTAACTTTGTCCTGGAAGAGGCTTTAAGGAACGATATTTCCATCGAAACCTCTGCTGCCTATGATATGGACATCGTGAAATCCCTGTATGAAAAAGGAAAAGTAGACAAAAATATTGAAGTGATCTGTAACGGGTTCAAGACGGATGATTATCTGGCCAAGATCTCGGAAATGATCAACAGCGGTTTTGAAAACATTACCCCGATCCTGGATAATTACCGGGAGCTGGATAAGCTTACGGAAAGCATTGATACCACATTCGATATCGGGATCAGGATTGCTTCCGAAGAGGAACCTAAATTTGAATTTTATACCTCAAGGCTGGGGATCGGATATAAGGATATCATTCCGTATTACAGCCAGAAAATTGCCGAGCACCCGAATGCAAGGCTGAAAATGCTGCATTTCTTCATCAATACCGGGATCAAGGATACGGCTTATTACTGGAACGAACTGTACAAATGTCTCCGTGTATATGCCCGTCTGAAAAAGATTGCTCCTGAAGTGGATTCCCTGAACATCGGAGGAGGCTTCCCGATCAAAACCTCTCTGAATTTCGATTATGATTATCAGTACATGGTAGAAGAAATCGTTTCCCAGATCAAAAAATTCTGTGAGGAAGAAGGGGTAGAAGAACCTAATATTTACACCGAATTCGGAAGCTTTACCGTAGGAGAAAGCGGAGCCAACCTGTATAAAATTATCTCGCAGAAGCGCCAGAACGACCGTGAAAAGTGGAATATGATCGATTCTTCGTTCATGACCACGCTTCCGGATACCTGGGCGATCTCCAGGCATTTCATCATGTTGCCGCTTAACCGTTGGGAAGATACCTATGAAAGGGTATTTTTAGGAGGACTTACCTGCGATTCTGATGATTATTACAATTCTGAGCAGCATACCAATGCGATTTACCTGCCGGTTTTCAGTGATACCAAGCCTCTGTACATCGGGTTTTTCCATACCGGAGCATATCAGGAAACGATCGGAGGATATGGCGGAGTACACCACTGCCTGATGCCGCAGCCTAGGCATGTCCTGATTCAGAAGGATGAAAACGGGGAATTCCAGTACGAGGTGTTCCGTGAGAAACAGGAGCCTGAAGATATTTTAAAGCTTCTGGGGTACAAAGAATAA